A single window of Melospiza georgiana isolate bMelGeo1 chromosome 6, bMelGeo1.pri, whole genome shotgun sequence DNA harbors:
- the CHST14 gene encoding carbohydrate sulfotransferase 14, translating to MLMFGVILASSGLLLMIERGILAQVGPPPLHPPAGPSRRDGRDSVAELELEVLRDTRNRTIRALCGQRSMPRSVWELPPGQRRTVLRHLLVSDKYRFLYCYVPKVACSNWKRILKVLDGALESVDVQGKMDHKSDLVFLGDMKPEEISYRLKHYYKFIFVRNPMERLLSAYRNKFGEIKEYQQKYGVEIVRRYRKNGGNSAGDDVSFSEFLQYLLDEDVERMNEHWMPIYNLCQPCAVRYDFIGSYERLHADASHVLEHIQSPSFVRFPERQAWYKPVTAETLHYYLCNTQRRLIRELLPKYILDFSLFAYPLPNITSEFCRH from the coding sequence ATGCTGATGTTCGGCGTCATCCTGGCCTCCAGCGGGCTCCTCCTCATGATCGAGCGCGGCATCCTCGCCCAGGTCGGGCCGCCGCCGCTGCACCCGCCCGCGGGGCCGTCGCGGCGGGACGGGCGGGACTCGGTGgcggagctggagctggaggtgctgcgGGACACGCGGAACCGCACGATCCGCGCCCTGTGCGGGCAGCGCTCCATGCCCCGCAGCGTCTGGGAGCTGCCGCCCGGGCAGCGGCGCACGGTGCTCCGGCACCTCCTGGTCAGCGACAAGTACCGCTTCCTCTACTGCTACGTGCCCAAGGTGGCCTGCTCCAACTGGAAGCGCATCCTCAAGGTGCTGGACGGGGCTCTGGAGAGCGTGGACGTGCAGGGGAAGATGGACCACAAGAGCGACCTGGTGTTCCTGGGCGACATGAAGCCGGAGGAGATCAGCTACCGCCTGAAGCACTACTACAAGTTCATCTTCGTGCGGAACCCGATGGAGAGGCTGCTCTCGGCCTACCGCAACAAATTCGGGGAGATCAAGGAGTACCAGCAGAAGTACGGCGTGGAGATCGTCCGGCGCTACCGGAAGAACGGGGGGAACTCGGCCGGCGACGATGTGTCCTTCTCCGAGTTCCTGCAGTACCTGCTGGATGAGGACGTGGAGCGCATGAACGAGCACTGGATGCCCATCTacaacctgtgccagccctgcgccGTCAGGTACGACTTCATCGGCTCCTACGAGCGGCTGCACGCCGACGCCAGCCACGTGCTGGAGCACATCCAGTCGCCGTCGTTCGTGCGCTTCCCGGAGCGCCAGGCCTGGTACAAGCCCGTCACGGCCGAGACGCTGCACTACTACCTGTGCAACACCCAGCGCCGCCTCATCAGAGAGCTCCTCCCCAAATACATCCTGGACTTCTCCCTCTTCGCGTACCCCCTGCCCAACATCACCAGCGAGTTCTGCCGGCACTGA